The following coding sequences lie in one Actinomyces capricornis genomic window:
- a CDS encoding DUF5926 family protein codes for MSKKKRQGRRRAAEPKAAKPKKIEFVARPFAGIPAEEGLVAMMQIIPAATATVRLTQEYGGGEVQLVTLLPELAQAMRRADGEVLVAMQTTVHSGDASRDVAAALIDALELEAGRGLARQGLPEPGPRLQDVLDLSVEPVVDVREVLDFWVDAESAADEETARAIESSKEELPPTRPVPGVDHAYWCRINGKEFVRWVRGEDEDEFFNAFARVHAARESDLEEGARFIGAFRACGLAIPVWELVPGTEAEELTGPLTAMGQRLDAALAESGPLDAAARRAKAGIISRQVNL; via the coding sequence ATGTCGAAGAAGAAGCGCCAGGGGCGCCGTCGGGCCGCTGAGCCCAAGGCCGCCAAGCCCAAGAAGATCGAGTTCGTCGCCCGCCCCTTCGCAGGGATCCCGGCCGAGGAGGGCCTGGTGGCGATGATGCAGATCATCCCCGCCGCCACCGCCACCGTGCGCCTGACCCAGGAGTACGGCGGGGGCGAGGTCCAGCTCGTCACCCTCCTGCCCGAGCTCGCCCAGGCGATGCGGCGGGCCGACGGCGAGGTGCTCGTCGCGATGCAGACCACCGTGCACTCCGGGGACGCCTCCCGCGATGTGGCGGCAGCGCTCATCGACGCCCTGGAGCTGGAGGCCGGGCGGGGGCTGGCGCGCCAGGGCCTGCCCGAGCCGGGGCCGCGCCTCCAGGACGTCCTGGACCTGAGCGTGGAGCCCGTGGTGGACGTGCGCGAGGTCCTCGACTTCTGGGTCGACGCCGAGTCCGCTGCCGATGAGGAGACCGCCCGCGCCATCGAGAGCTCCAAGGAGGAGCTGCCGCCCACGCGCCCGGTGCCCGGGGTGGACCACGCCTACTGGTGCCGCATCAACGGCAAGGAGTTCGTGCGCTGGGTGCGCGGGGAGGATGAGGACGAGTTCTTCAACGCCTTCGCGCGTGTGCATGCCGCTCGGGAGTCGGACCTGGAGGAGGGCGCCCGCTTCATCGGGGCCTTCCGCGCCTGCGGGCTGGCGATCCCCGTGTGGGAGCTGGTGCCCGGAACCGAGGCCGAGGAGCTGACCGGGCCGCTGACGGCCATGGGCCAGCGCCTGGACGCCGCGCTCGCGGAGAGCGGGCCGCTGGATGCTGCCGCACGCCGCGCCAAGGCCGGCATCATCTCCCGCCAGGTCAACCTCTGA
- a CDS encoding DUF5129 domain-containing protein, which translates to MSDLIVRWGGARAVASLGLRLLLVLVLMVGLPLWALWPFGDSHTPQVEVHDEAQVLQAEAVGRQLEEIGFRKEVRLAVVTLDVGYDENLNAAVLEYARAKEPGWIDDNPNYWADGLVILAVSPTGRWVGCYFGEDVKVDLATQERIQESAKSSFRAGDWAGGIEAMARSSAQVIGRPVPSETTIVLLCILGVGGGAILLGWMLWARGEARRAFKRASRHYAQVTADYDATQIRAGLIPTDDAHGAQVLARFGWFEDRYASLTRAFHDFGQPRGAGWFAVGLASRAKVMEGRASELDSMDDAIANTAALLTLSHGWQDAWANETGPVREDLASLRSLCASVKHQSSRVDVEPERAWARQCSDQLAQMTGDLASGSLTPPAALDELDAISQEARVRADALARRALEADSSSVGRTRLQRYESDYSRRSRFGSAHYAGWWILDGHRSSYNPAATIRINPDSPGAAASGVRWTGAGSSSQFSSPIEGLVTGYSAAVSYTPASTGSSGGFSGSSFSGGYSGGSFSGAGSSSHF; encoded by the coding sequence ATGTCCGACCTGATCGTCCGCTGGGGCGGTGCTCGCGCCGTCGCCTCCCTGGGCCTGAGGCTCCTCCTGGTCCTGGTCTTGATGGTGGGGCTGCCGCTGTGGGCCCTGTGGCCCTTCGGCGACAGTCACACGCCCCAGGTGGAGGTCCACGACGAGGCGCAGGTGCTTCAAGCCGAGGCGGTGGGCCGGCAGTTGGAGGAGATCGGCTTCCGCAAGGAGGTGAGGCTGGCGGTGGTGACTCTCGACGTGGGGTACGACGAGAATCTCAACGCCGCCGTCCTGGAGTACGCCCGCGCCAAGGAGCCCGGCTGGATCGACGACAACCCCAACTACTGGGCCGACGGCCTGGTGATCCTGGCGGTCTCGCCGACGGGGCGCTGGGTGGGCTGCTACTTCGGTGAGGACGTCAAGGTCGATCTGGCGACCCAGGAGCGCATCCAGGAGTCGGCCAAGAGCAGCTTCCGGGCCGGCGACTGGGCCGGAGGCATCGAGGCGATGGCGCGCTCCAGTGCGCAGGTGATCGGCAGGCCGGTGCCCTCGGAGACCACGATCGTCCTGCTGTGCATCCTGGGGGTCGGTGGCGGGGCGATCCTCCTGGGGTGGATGCTGTGGGCGCGGGGCGAGGCCCGCCGTGCCTTCAAGCGGGCCTCGCGCCACTACGCGCAGGTGACCGCCGACTATGACGCCACCCAGATACGCGCCGGGCTCATCCCCACCGACGACGCCCATGGAGCCCAGGTGCTGGCCCGCTTCGGCTGGTTCGAGGACCGCTACGCCAGCCTGACCCGCGCCTTCCACGACTTCGGGCAGCCGCGCGGCGCCGGTTGGTTCGCCGTCGGGCTGGCCTCCAGGGCCAAGGTGATGGAGGGCCGGGCCAGCGAGCTGGACTCCATGGACGACGCCATCGCCAACACTGCTGCCCTGCTCACCCTCTCCCATGGCTGGCAGGATGCCTGGGCCAATGAGACAGGCCCGGTGCGTGAGGACCTGGCCTCCTTGAGGTCGTTGTGCGCGTCGGTGAAGCACCAGAGCAGCAGGGTCGATGTCGAGCCCGAGCGCGCCTGGGCGCGCCAGTGCAGCGACCAGCTGGCGCAGATGACAGGCGATCTCGCCAGCGGAAGCCTGACGCCGCCGGCCGCTCTCGATGAGCTCGATGCGATCTCCCAGGAGGCGCGCGTGCGCGCCGATGCCCTGGCCCGCAGGGCCCTGGAGGCGGATTCCTCCTCCGTGGGGCGCACTCGGCTGCAGCGCTACGAGAGCGACTACTCCCGCAGGTCGCGCTTCGGCTCCGCGCACTACGCGGGCTGGTGGATCCTCGATGGGCACCGCTCCTCCTACAACCCGGCTGCGACGATCCGGATCAACCCGGACTCTCCCGGGGCGGCCGCCTCGGGGGTGCGGTGGACGGGGGCCGGCTCGTCCTCCCAGTTCTCCTCTCCGATCGAGGGCCTGGTGACGGGCTACAGCGCGGCGGTGAGCTACACGCCGGCCAGCACCGGCTCCTCGGGCGGCTTCTCCGGGTCCTCCTTCTCCGGCGGCTACTCCGGGGGCAGTTTCTCGGGGGCCGGTTCCAGCTCGCACTTCTGA
- a CDS encoding RidA family protein, producing the protein MTVTRIATDQAPAAVGPYAQGVSTGQGAGSLVFVSGQVPLDPATGALVEGDVQAQAEQVLRNVGAILAEAGLGYGDVVKTTVLLADISDFAAVNEVYARYFTGEALPARAAFAVAGLPLGARVEIEAVAARS; encoded by the coding sequence ATGACCGTCACCCGCATCGCCACTGATCAGGCCCCCGCTGCTGTGGGCCCCTACGCCCAGGGCGTCTCCACGGGGCAGGGCGCCGGCTCGCTGGTCTTCGTCTCCGGCCAGGTGCCGCTCGACCCTGCGACCGGCGCCCTGGTGGAGGGCGACGTGCAGGCGCAGGCCGAGCAGGTGCTCAGGAATGTGGGCGCGATCCTGGCCGAGGCGGGCCTGGGCTACGGCGACGTCGTCAAGACCACCGTGCTGCTGGCCGATATCAGTGACTTCGCCGCCGTCAACGAGGTCTACGCCCGCTACTTCACCGGCGAGGCGCTGCCCGCCCGCGCGGCCTTCGCCGTCGCCGGCCTGCCCTTGGGCGCGCGGGTGGAGATCGAGGCTGTCGCCGCCCGGTCCTGA
- a CDS encoding DUF1269 domain-containing protein, translated as MTAHIFAIATFPESSKAYEALSELRQAAGEDRIGIDAAVIAKRDTNGHLSFAEGEDNVIGGGAVTGGLVGTLIGVLGGPLGMLVGWGAGALVGSYSDADRADHVDTALGEISQHLPAGATAIVAEVEEVTPEVLDTIVTSRGGAVLRRDAEEVVDELEAAEAAAETADREASRILREERKAERKQKWEDRVEALREKFHHKKDD; from the coding sequence ATGACCGCTCACATCTTCGCCATCGCCACATTCCCCGAGTCCAGCAAGGCCTACGAGGCCCTCAGTGAGCTGCGCCAGGCCGCAGGAGAGGACCGCATCGGCATCGACGCCGCCGTCATCGCCAAGCGCGACACCAACGGCCACTTGAGCTTCGCCGAGGGCGAGGACAACGTCATCGGCGGCGGGGCCGTCACCGGCGGCCTGGTCGGCACGCTCATCGGCGTCCTCGGCGGCCCCCTGGGCATGCTCGTGGGGTGGGGCGCCGGGGCCCTGGTCGGCTCCTACTCCGACGCCGACCGCGCCGACCACGTGGACACCGCCCTGGGCGAGATCAGCCAGCACCTGCCCGCCGGCGCCACCGCCATCGTCGCCGAGGTCGAGGAGGTCACCCCCGAGGTGCTCGACACCATCGTGACCTCCCGGGGTGGCGCGGTGCTCCGCCGCGACGCCGAGGAGGTCGTCGACGAGCTCGAGGCCGCCGAGGCCGCCGCCGAGACCGCCGACCGCGAGGCCTCCCGGATCCTGCGCGAGGAGCGCAAGGCCGAGCGCAAGCAGAAGTGGGAGGACCGCGTCGAGGCCCTGCGCGAGAAGTTCCACCACAAGAAGGACGACTGA
- the pgm gene encoding phosphoglucomutase (alpha-D-glucose-1,6-bisphosphate-dependent), with protein MHPRAGQPAQPDDLIDVDEVVSAYYDLVPDPAIATQRVVFGTSGHRGSSLDTAFNEAHIVATTAAIVEYRRSQGTDGVLYLGRDTHALSEPAWRTAIEVLSGAGVMTAVDARGSYTPTPAVSHSILLANGAGTEAGVRTSGPGLADGIVVTPSHNPPRDGGFKYNPPTGGPAGSEATGWIAARANELLADGWREVPRVPIADALDGPYVLKHDYLETYVADLDSVIDMEAIREAGVRIGADPLGGAAVDYWGAIGERYGLELTVVNPEVDPAWPFMTLDWDGKIRMDCSSPNAMASLRGIMTPDAEGRTPYDVATGNDADSDRHGIVTPDGGLMNPNHYLAVAIDYLFTHRPGWAPDCAVGKTLVSSSLIDRVAEAIGRPLVEVPVGFKHFVPGLLDGSLGFGGEESAGASFLRKDGTVWTTDKDGILLALLASEIIAVTGRSPSQLHAELVERFGDSAYARIDAAASKEEKAKLAALSPSDVTATELAGEEITARLVEAPGNGEAIGGLKVTTASAWFAARPSGTEDVYKIYAESFKGADHLALVQEEAKKVVSAALGG; from the coding sequence ATGCACCCACGCGCAGGACAACCAGCCCAGCCCGACGACCTCATCGACGTCGATGAGGTCGTCTCCGCCTACTACGACCTCGTCCCCGACCCCGCCATCGCCACCCAGCGGGTGGTCTTCGGCACCTCCGGACACCGCGGCTCCTCCCTGGACACCGCCTTCAACGAGGCGCATATCGTGGCCACCACCGCCGCGATCGTGGAGTACCGCCGATCCCAGGGCACCGACGGCGTCCTCTACCTGGGGCGCGACACCCACGCCCTGTCCGAGCCGGCCTGGCGCACCGCCATCGAGGTGCTCTCCGGCGCCGGGGTGATGACCGCCGTCGACGCACGCGGCTCCTACACCCCCACCCCGGCCGTCTCCCACTCGATCCTCCTGGCCAACGGTGCGGGCACCGAGGCGGGCGTGCGCACCTCGGGACCAGGCCTGGCCGACGGCATCGTCGTCACCCCCTCCCACAACCCGCCCCGCGACGGCGGCTTCAAGTACAACCCGCCCACGGGCGGGCCCGCCGGGTCGGAGGCCACCGGGTGGATCGCGGCGCGCGCCAACGAGCTGCTGGCCGACGGCTGGCGCGAGGTGCCGCGCGTGCCGATCGCCGACGCCCTGGACGGCCCCTACGTGCTCAAGCACGACTACCTGGAGACCTACGTCGCCGACCTGGACAGCGTCATCGACATGGAGGCGATCCGCGAGGCGGGGGTGCGCATCGGCGCCGACCCGCTGGGCGGCGCCGCCGTCGACTACTGGGGGGCGATCGGGGAGCGCTACGGCCTGGAGCTGACGGTGGTCAACCCCGAGGTCGACCCGGCCTGGCCCTTCATGACCCTGGACTGGGACGGCAAGATCCGCATGGACTGCTCCTCGCCCAACGCCATGGCCTCCCTGCGGGGGATCATGACCCCCGACGCCGAGGGCCGCACCCCCTACGACGTCGCCACCGGGAACGACGCCGACTCCGACCGCCACGGCATCGTCACCCCCGACGGGGGGCTGATGAACCCCAACCACTACCTGGCCGTGGCCATCGACTACCTCTTCACCCACCGCCCCGGCTGGGCGCCGGACTGCGCGGTGGGCAAGACCCTGGTCTCCTCCTCGCTCATCGACCGCGTGGCCGAGGCCATCGGGCGCCCCCTGGTGGAGGTGCCGGTGGGCTTCAAGCACTTCGTGCCCGGTCTGCTCGACGGCTCCCTGGGCTTCGGCGGGGAGGAGAGCGCCGGGGCGTCCTTCCTGCGCAAGGACGGCACGGTGTGGACCACGGACAAGGACGGCATCCTCCTGGCCCTGCTGGCCAGTGAGATCATCGCCGTGACCGGCCGCTCCCCCTCCCAGCTGCATGCCGAGCTGGTGGAGCGCTTCGGCGACAGCGCCTACGCGCGCATCGACGCCGCCGCCTCCAAGGAGGAGAAGGCCAAGCTCGCCGCGCTCTCGCCCTCCGATGTCACCGCCACCGAGTTGGCCGGTGAGGAGATCACCGCGCGCCTGGTGGAGGCGCCCGGCAACGGCGAGGCGATCGGAGGGCTCAAGGTCACCACGGCCAGCGCCTGGTTCGCGGCCCGCCCCTCGGGCACCGAGGACGTCTACAAGATCTACGCCGAGTCCTTCAAGGGCGCCGATCACCTGGCCCTGGTCCAGGAGGAGGCCAAGAAGGTGGTCTCGGCGGCCCTGGGCGGCTGA
- a CDS encoding dihydroxyacetone kinase family protein — protein MTRLLNTPDDFPAQAVAGLASAFPSYLKPVFGGVVRATRTAPGKVSLVVGGGSGHYPAFAGWVGQGFADGAVCGNIFSSPSAAQAYSVCKAADRGAGILIGFGNYAGDVLHFGQAAERLMSEGIDTRCVLVTDDIASAGPQEHLKRRGIAGDLPVFKVTAAACEEGRSLDEVIEVFNRVNDRTRSFGVAFGGCTLPGAPEPLFRVEPGTMGVGLGIHGEPGIRDAELGTADDVARLLVEGLLEDRPRDAGRRVVPIVNGLGATKYEELFVVWNDIRTRLLDAGLEVVDPQVGEFVTSLDMAGLSLTLVWLDEVIEPLWLAPCDTPAFRRGSVAVVELDDTELPQEAEAVVVTAEGSPQSRRIAAGAVRALEAISAVLADRQAELGRLDSVAGDGDHGIGMARGSAAAASEAAAVAGQGAGASTTLTAAGAAWSASAGGTSGALWGAVLTAFGAALGDEAPYGAERIVAAARACLDAVRRLGGAEPGDKTMVDAMAPFVEALAASDRPLPEAWQEAVAAAEEGARATEGIVARVGRARPLGEKSLGTPDPGAVSFVEVARAVGPFLA, from the coding sequence ATGACCCGACTCCTCAACACCCCCGACGACTTCCCCGCCCAGGCCGTGGCCGGCCTGGCCAGTGCCTTCCCCTCCTACCTCAAGCCGGTCTTCGGCGGAGTCGTGCGGGCCACCCGCACCGCGCCGGGCAAGGTCAGCCTCGTGGTGGGCGGCGGCTCGGGCCACTATCCGGCCTTCGCCGGCTGGGTGGGCCAGGGATTCGCCGACGGCGCCGTATGCGGCAACATCTTCTCCTCGCCCTCGGCTGCCCAGGCCTACTCGGTGTGCAAGGCCGCCGACCGCGGCGCCGGCATCCTCATCGGATTCGGCAACTACGCCGGCGACGTCCTGCACTTCGGGCAGGCGGCCGAGCGCCTCATGAGTGAGGGCATTGACACCCGCTGCGTCCTGGTCACCGACGACATCGCCTCCGCCGGCCCCCAGGAGCACCTCAAGCGCCGCGGGATCGCCGGCGACCTGCCCGTGTTCAAGGTGACCGCGGCCGCCTGCGAGGAGGGCCGCAGCCTCGATGAGGTCATCGAGGTCTTCAACCGGGTCAATGACCGCACCCGCTCCTTCGGGGTCGCCTTCGGCGGCTGCACCCTGCCCGGCGCCCCCGAGCCGCTGTTCCGCGTGGAGCCGGGGACCATGGGGGTGGGGCTGGGTATCCACGGCGAGCCCGGCATCCGCGACGCCGAGCTGGGCACCGCCGACGACGTCGCCCGCCTCCTGGTCGAGGGCCTGCTGGAGGACCGGCCCCGGGACGCCGGCAGGCGCGTGGTGCCCATCGTCAATGGCCTGGGCGCCACCAAGTACGAGGAGCTGTTCGTGGTGTGGAACGACATCCGCACCCGCCTGCTGGACGCGGGCCTGGAGGTGGTGGACCCCCAGGTCGGGGAGTTCGTCACCAGCCTGGACATGGCCGGGCTGTCGCTGACCCTCGTGTGGCTCGACGAGGTCATCGAGCCCCTGTGGCTCGCGCCCTGCGACACTCCTGCCTTCCGCCGCGGCTCCGTGGCCGTGGTCGAGCTCGATGACACCGAGCTGCCCCAGGAGGCCGAGGCGGTGGTCGTGACCGCTGAGGGCAGCCCGCAGTCCCGCCGGATCGCGGCCGGCGCCGTCAGGGCCCTGGAGGCCATCAGCGCGGTGCTGGCCGACCGCCAGGCCGAGCTCGGCCGCCTCGACTCCGTGGCCGGCGACGGCGATCACGGCATCGGCATGGCCCGCGGCTCGGCCGCCGCGGCCAGTGAGGCGGCCGCCGTGGCCGGGCAGGGCGCGGGCGCCTCGACCACCCTCACCGCCGCCGGGGCCGCCTGGTCGGCCAGTGCCGGCGGCACCTCCGGGGCGCTGTGGGGCGCGGTGCTCACCGCCTTCGGTGCCGCCCTGGGGGACGAGGCCCCCTATGGGGCCGAGCGCATCGTGGCGGCCGCCCGCGCCTGCCTGGACGCCGTCCGGCGCCTGGGCGGGGCCGAGCCGGGGGACAAGACCATGGTCGATGCCATGGCGCCCTTCGTGGAGGCGCTGGCCGCCTCCGACAGGCCCCTGCCCGAGGCCTGGCAGGAGGCCGTGGCCGCCGCCGAGGAGGGGGCCCGGGCCACCGAGGGGATCGTCGCCCGGGTGGGGCGCGCCCGGCCCCTGGGGGAGAAATCCCTGGGCACCCCGGACCCCGGGGCCGTCTCCTTCGTCGAGGTGGCGCGCGCCGTCGGCCCCTTCCTGGCCTGA
- a CDS encoding alcohol dehydrogenase catalytic domain-containing protein → MTRQHTDPPASGTMPALTLRGPGDAALTDKPIPVPGPGEVLLEVEATTICGTDLRIISGEKTSGVRPGVTLGHEIAGRIAALGEGLEGPGGQGGQGSPGGGGGLAVGQQATVSIVVSCGVCRACLRGREHLCASMELFGYGIDGGLAPYVLVPARAVARGNVIPVAPHREMPATRLALAEPVSCVLNGHRRHGGVNPGETVVILGGGPIGLLHARLCLAAGAGRVIVSGRNPQRRRVAEALGAQAVAPQEAAAAVAEATGGWGADVVIVAIGAAELADASLELAAPGGRVSWFAGFPKGSRASIQPNTVHYEELAVSGGSNATRADVHDAVAMLAGGLLDETAIVTHTFGLDQWREAVEAAREHVGVKIAIDPRRGAGRGAGRSGG, encoded by the coding sequence ATGACGCGCCAGCACACGGATCCCCCCGCATCCGGGACGATGCCGGCCCTGACCCTGCGCGGTCCGGGCGACGCCGCCCTGACCGACAAGCCCATCCCGGTCCCCGGCCCCGGGGAGGTGCTGCTCGAGGTGGAGGCCACGACGATCTGCGGCACGGATCTGCGCATCATCTCCGGGGAGAAGACCAGCGGGGTGCGCCCCGGGGTGACCCTGGGCCATGAGATCGCCGGGCGCATCGCCGCCCTGGGCGAGGGGCTGGAGGGCCCGGGGGGCCAAGGCGGCCAGGGGAGCCCCGGCGGTGGGGGCGGGCTGGCGGTGGGCCAGCAGGCGACAGTCTCGATCGTCGTCTCCTGCGGGGTGTGCCGGGCCTGCCTGCGGGGGCGGGAGCACCTGTGCGCCTCCATGGAGCTCTTCGGCTACGGGATCGACGGCGGCCTGGCCCCCTACGTGCTGGTGCCGGCGCGGGCGGTGGCGCGCGGCAACGTCATCCCGGTGGCGCCCCACCGCGAGATGCCGGCCACGCGGCTCGCCCTGGCCGAGCCGGTGTCCTGCGTGCTCAACGGGCACCGCCGCCACGGCGGGGTCAACCCCGGGGAGACGGTGGTGATCCTGGGCGGGGGGCCGATCGGCCTGCTGCACGCCCGGCTGTGCCTGGCGGCCGGGGCGGGCAGGGTCATCGTCTCGGGGCGCAACCCGCAGCGCCGGCGGGTCGCCGAGGCGCTGGGCGCCCAGGCAGTGGCGCCCCAGGAGGCCGCCGCGGCGGTGGCTGAGGCCACCGGCGGGTGGGGGGCCGACGTCGTCATCGTGGCCATCGGGGCCGCGGAGCTGGCCGACGCCTCCCTGGAGCTGGCGGCGCCCGGTGGGCGGGTCAGCTGGTTCGCGGGCTTCCCCAAGGGTTCGCGCGCCTCGATCCAGCCCAACACCGTGCACTACGAGGAGCTCGCGGTCTCGGGGGGATCCAATGCCACGCGGGCCGATGTGCATGACGCCGTGGCGATGCTGGCCGGCGGGCTCCTCGACGAGACCGCGATCGTCACCCACACCTTCGGCCTGGACCAGTGGCGCGAGGCCGTGGAGGCGGCCCGCGAGCACGTCGGCGTCAAGATCGCCATCGATCCGCGTCGGGGCGCGGGTAGGGGCGCCGGAAGGTCGGGAGGATAG
- a CDS encoding YwiC-like family protein codes for MSQSRPSGPSQRRVERISDQADAPEQDPVRASAPSSGPAVPRSAPSHQSRPGPGDDIMLSTGRPQPAPRPTQEQIRRQPGRKAWVPHQHGAWSMLVLPPIVGWMVGGWSWVNLLLLPAWWGAYLTYWAWSQWLRTRSPQRRALILVPLLAYTGWTALLGLITLLAAPFLVQWMVPLAPLFAIALHQVWRGRERSLISGLVTTAAASLMAAVTYSLAVRGAGGFLGLGTGASELPGASPNGALTGWPWMWLVTGMTTAYFCGTVPYIKSMIRERFNYPLLAGTVVAHAVVASVTGWLASGGYLPVAHAVLWVVLALRSLVMPLWQWRLVRTRHRPLRPGVLGIVEVVMCVAFLLTLPLP; via the coding sequence GTGAGCCAGTCCCGCCCCTCCGGGCCCTCCCAGCGCAGGGTGGAGCGCATCAGCGACCAGGCCGATGCCCCCGAGCAGGACCCCGTGCGCGCCAGTGCGCCGTCGTCGGGCCCTGCGGTGCCTCGCTCCGCCCCCTCCCACCAGTCGAGGCCCGGCCCTGGGGACGACATCATGCTGTCCACCGGCAGGCCCCAGCCGGCGCCCCGGCCCACCCAGGAGCAGATCCGCCGCCAACCGGGCCGCAAGGCCTGGGTGCCCCACCAGCACGGCGCCTGGTCGATGCTGGTGCTGCCGCCGATCGTCGGCTGGATGGTGGGGGGCTGGTCCTGGGTGAACCTGCTGCTCCTGCCCGCCTGGTGGGGGGCCTACCTCACCTACTGGGCATGGTCGCAGTGGCTGCGCACGCGCTCGCCGCAGCGCCGCGCCCTCATCCTGGTTCCACTGCTGGCCTACACGGGCTGGACGGCGCTGCTGGGTCTGATCACGCTCCTGGCAGCCCCCTTCCTGGTGCAGTGGATGGTGCCCCTCGCCCCGCTGTTCGCCATCGCCCTGCACCAGGTGTGGCGGGGGCGGGAGCGCTCCCTCATCTCGGGGCTGGTGACGACGGCGGCCGCCTCCCTCATGGCGGCGGTCACCTACAGCCTGGCCGTGCGCGGCGCGGGCGGCTTCCTGGGCCTGGGCACCGGGGCCTCCGAGCTGCCGGGGGCCTCGCCCAACGGCGCGCTCACGGGCTGGCCCTGGATGTGGCTGGTCACGGGCATGACGACGGCCTACTTCTGCGGGACGGTGCCCTATATCAAGTCGATGATCCGCGAGCGCTTCAACTACCCGCTGCTGGCCGGCACCGTGGTGGCGCATGCGGTGGTGGCCTCGGTGACGGGCTGGCTGGCCTCGGGCGGCTACCTGCCGGTGGCGCATGCGGTCCTGTGGGTGGTGCTGGCGCTGCGCTCCCTGGTGATGCCGCTGTGGCAGTGGCGCCTGGTGCGCACCCGCCACCGGCCCCTGCGGCCCGGGGTCCTGGGGATCGTCGAGGTCGTCATGTGCGTGGCCTTCCTGCTGACCCTGCCCCTCCCCTAA
- a CDS encoding L-serine ammonia-lyase: protein MAGALPAERAPRPLSVFDLMRIGIGPSSSHTVGPMRASRAYATALAQALAAVGPGHGGATAPAVSRLTVELYGSLGATGRGHATDRAVLMGLAGHEPESVPAEVCASHMEQVGAAEELVIHGVGPVPFTPAADIHFLPGRVLPYHVNGMTLTAYRPDGGEILRRTYYSVGGGFVMEDVGTPGAPSIQALSSASTTQVHATPAPYPFTTSAALLEICRREELGVADVVLANEISARPRHEVIAYLDRLRSTMRACIEAGIHAEGTLPGGLGVRRRAKALHERLQAQAVGPGKAFAMADPLRGMDWVDLFALAVNEENAAGRRVVTAPTNGAAGIVPAVLAYYERFIPGADDDGARRFLLAATAVGGLIKTNASIAGAEVGCQGEVGSASSMAAAGLAEALGGSPAQVENAAEIAMEHNLGLTCDPVGGLVQIPCIERNAVAAVKAINAARMALWGEGRHAVSLDTVIETMRQTGEDMLAKYKETSRGGLAVNVIEC, encoded by the coding sequence ATGGCCGGGGCGCTCCCCGCCGAGCGCGCTCCCCGCCCCCTGAGCGTCTTCGACCTCATGCGCATCGGCATCGGCCCCTCCTCCTCCCACACCGTGGGCCCCATGCGGGCCAGCCGCGCCTACGCCACCGCGCTGGCCCAGGCCCTGGCCGCCGTCGGCCCCGGCCATGGTGGCGCCACGGCGCCGGCCGTCAGCCGCCTGACTGTCGAGCTCTACGGGTCGCTGGGCGCCACCGGCCGCGGGCACGCCACCGACCGGGCCGTCCTCATGGGGCTGGCGGGCCACGAGCCCGAGAGCGTGCCCGCCGAGGTCTGCGCCTCCCACATGGAGCAGGTCGGGGCGGCCGAGGAGTTGGTGATCCACGGCGTCGGGCCGGTGCCCTTCACCCCCGCCGCCGACATCCACTTCCTGCCCGGCCGGGTCCTGCCCTACCACGTCAACGGCATGACCCTGACCGCCTATCGGCCCGACGGCGGTGAGATCCTGCGCCGCACCTACTACTCCGTGGGCGGCGGCTTCGTCATGGAGGACGTGGGCACCCCCGGCGCCCCCTCGATCCAGGCCCTGTCGTCGGCCTCGACCACCCAGGTGCACGCCACCCCCGCCCCCTACCCCTTCACCACCTCCGCCGCCCTGCTGGAGATCTGCCGGCGCGAGGAGCTGGGGGTGGCCGACGTCGTACTGGCCAATGAGATCTCCGCGCGCCCCCGCCATGAGGTCATCGCCTACCTGGACCGGCTGCGCTCGACCATGCGCGCCTGCATCGAGGCCGGTATCCACGCCGAGGGCACCCTGCCCGGCGGACTGGGGGTGCGGCGCCGCGCCAAGGCCCTCCACGAGCGCCTCCAGGCCCAGGCCGTCGGGCCCGGCAAGGCCTTCGCCATGGCCGACCCGCTGCGCGGCATGGACTGGGTGGACCTGTTCGCCCTGGCCGTCAACGAGGAGAACGCGGCGGGGCGCCGGGTGGTGACCGCCCCCACCAATGGCGCCGCCGGGATCGTGCCGGCCGTCCTGGCCTACTACGAGCGCTTCATCCCCGGGGCCGACGACGACGGCGCCCGCCGCTTTCTGCTGGCCGCCACCGCCGTGGGGGGCCTGATCAAGACCAATGCCTCCATCGCCGGGGCCGAGGTGGGCTGCCAGGGGGAGGTGGGGTCGGCCTCCTCCATGGCGGCCGCGGGCCTGGCCGAGGCGCTGGGCGGCAGCCCCGCCCAGGTGGAGAACGCCGCCGAGATCGCCATGGAGCACAACCTGGGCCTGACCTGCGACCCGGTGGGTGGGCTGGTGCAGATCCCCTGCATCGAGCGCAACGCGGTGGCCGCGGTCAAGGCCATCAACGCGGCGCGCATGGCCCTGTGGGGGGAGGGGCGCCACGCCGTCAGCCTCGACACGGTGATCGAGACGATGCGCCAGACCGGGGAGGACATGCTCGCCAAGTACAAGGAGACGTCCCGCGGCGGCCTGGCCGTCAACGTCATCGAGTGCTAA